The following are encoded in a window of Pyrenophora tritici-repentis strain M4 chromosome 6, whole genome shotgun sequence genomic DNA:
- a CDS encoding ribose-phosphate pyrophosphokinase 1, with the protein MRGAIVFGGSSHPKLVEGMCDRLGMKPGSATLGKFKNGETSVTIHTSIRNKDVFIVQSGSEKINDSVMELLIMISACKGGSAKSVTAVMPYFPYSRQSKKKQHRGAITARMVANLLHIAGVSHVMTIDLHASQMQGFFKCPVDNLVAEPLLARWIRVNVPNWREAVVVSKNPGGTKRVTSLADALKLSFGIVTTDRRRAGTAVHWNESAMFEQLRLDGAYDKQDIVESALDADADTTPISKMTIDPKAEPGKSNLKRLPSNPLQRRANGWSEPTGSHPLSKSMRAGSIIEPEVPLEPIRTDADKHEEEQAEQSADESAEEYTDERARNVIHGRLVQGHIVDDTHPSPAMSATSHSTWRNRAPSDGENDDIPPQMMSSFMSNASSSRNRETEHSHALGGTYDAAASSEDEEEDLKNPELETMVTLVGNVKDRPVFIVDDMMDKSASWIAAAETVAKRGGATKVYCFATHGIFGGDCLEEMSNCDVIDKIVITNAFPIPEHKLAQATGDKLVIINVDNLLAEAVRRNHHGESMSQLFLHYD; encoded by the exons ATGAGGGGCGCAATCGTCTTTGGCGGCTCTTCGCACCCCAAGCTGGTCGAGGGCATGTGCGACCGACTGGGCATGAAGCCTGGCTCAGCGACCCTGGGCAAGTTCAAGAATGGAGAGACGTCAGTCACCATCC ATACATCAATCCGCAACAAAGATGTCTTCATCGTCCAGAGCGGAAGTGAGAA AATCAATGACTCGGTCATGGAATTGCTGATTATGATCTCTGCCTGCAAAGGTGGCTCAGCAAAATCGGTGACGG CCGTCATGCCATACTTTCCCTACTCGCGCCAAtccaagaagaagcagcacCGAGGGGCCATCACAGCTCGTATGGTCGCGAACCTCCTTCACATTGCCGGTGTTAGCCATGTCATGACCATCGACCTCCATGCCTCGCAGATGCAGGGCTTTTTCAAGTGCCCCGTCGACAATCTCGTCGCCGAGCCCCTCCTCGCTCGCTGGATACGCGTAAATGTGCCCAACTGGCGAGAAGCCGTGGTTGTGAGCAAGAACCCGGGCGGTACCAAGCGCGTTACATCATTGGCAGACGCATTGAAGCTCAGCTTCGGCATCGTGACCACCGACAGGCGGAGGGCGGGCACAGCAGTGCACTGGAACGAAAGCGCAATGTTCGAGCAGCTGAGGCTGGATGGCGCGTATGACAAGCAAGACATTGTCGAGTCTGCGCTAGATGCTGACGCGGACACAACTCCCATCAGCAAGATGACCATTGATCCAAAGGCAGAGCCAGGCAAATCGAACCTCAAGCGCTTACCGTCGAATCCTTTGCAGCGACGGGCTAATGGCTGGTCGGAACCAACAGGAAGCCATCCGCTGTCAAAATCGATGCGAGCCGGCTCTATCATCGAGCCAGAAGTACCGCTTGAGCCAATTCGTACCGACGCCGACAAGCACGAAGAAGAGCAGGCAGAGCAGAGTGCGGATGAGAGTGCCGAGGAATACACCGACGAG CGTGCTCGCAACGTCATCCACGGACGTCTAGTACAAGGTCATATTGTCGACGACACACACCCTTCCCCAGCCATGTCTGCAACCTCGCACAGCACATGGCGCAACCGCGCACCGTCGGATGGTGAAAACGACGATATTCCCCCACAAATGATGTCGTCCTTCATGTCCAACGCCTCGTCATCCCGCAATAGAGAGACGGAACATTCGCACGCGTTGGGTGGCACCTACGATGCTGCTGCTTCTTCCGAAgacgaagaggaagacctcAAGAATCCCGAACTCGAGACCATGGTCACACTAGTGGGCAACGTCAAAGACCGCCCTGTCTTCATCGTCGACGACATGATGGACAAGTCCGCGTCGTGGATCGCAGCTGCCGAGACTGTCGCTAAGCGCGGTGGTGCCACCAAGGTGTACTGCTTTGCTACGCACGGCATCTTTGGAGGTGACTGTCTTGAGGAGATGAGCAATTGTGATGTTATTGACAAGATTGTCATCACAAATGCATTCCCGATCCCCGAGCACAAGTTGGCGCAGGCGACTGGTGACAAGTTGGTGATTATCAATGTCGATAATCTCCTGGCTGAGGCAGTGAGGAGGAATCATCACGGAGAGAGCATGTCCCAACTCTTCTTGCATTACGACTAA